A region of the Planktothrix tepida PCC 9214 genome:
TGCCAGACATCTATTAATTTAGAGCGATCAATCATCGCTGATTTCTAAACCTTGAGAAATCTTAAGATTTGTTATGAAAACTCAACTAAAGCTCAAAAAAGTATCCGGGGATACCTTAGTCCAAATGCGGCAGGATTTAATGGCTGAATCCCGACCGAGTTTTAACTACATGATCTTAGTCATAACGGCTTGTTTAATTGCGACTTTTGGATTACTCAGTAATAGTACAGCCGTCATTATTGGAGCCATGTTAGTCGCTCCCATTATGTTACCATTGCGAGGATTAGCCTTTGGTATTTTAGAAAATGATCAAGAATTATCTCGGTGTGGTATTATCTCGATTGTTGTGGGAACAATAGTAGCACTGATCTTATCAATTACTTTAGGAAAAATAGTCGGAATTGAAGATTTTGGTTCAGAGGTTTTAGCGAGAACTGAACCCAATTTAATAGATTTAGGAATCGCTGTTGTCGCAGGGGGATTAAGCGGTTTTACGAAAGTTGAAAAGGGGATTAGTGACGCTGTAGCTGGAACCGCAATTGCAGTGGCGTTAATGCCTCCTTTATGTGTCATTGGTTTAACGTTATCTCAAGGTTTTTATGATTTAAGTTATGGCGCAACATTGCTTTATTTAACCAATTTAATTGGCATCGCCTTAGCTTGCATGATCGTTTTTGTTTTGGCAGGTTATTCCCAACTCAAAAGAGAATTTGTCATCACACTGATTGTGGCTTCTGTGTTAGCAATTCCTTTAGGCATTAGTTTTTTAAAGTT
Encoded here:
- a CDS encoding DUF389 domain-containing protein; its protein translation is MKTQLKLKKVSGDTLVQMRQDLMAESRPSFNYMILVITACLIATFGLLSNSTAVIIGAMLVAPIMLPLRGLAFGILENDQELSRCGIISIVVGTIVALILSITLGKIVGIEDFGSEVLARTEPNLIDLGIAVVAGGLSGFTKVEKGISDAVAGTAIAVALMPPLCVIGLTLSQGFYDLSYGATLLYLTNLIGIALACMIVFVLAGYSQLKREFVITLIVASVLAIPLGISFLKFVTQLRLQTDLRNIFQEKTLTGQRVDLQDTHINWKQNPPTAYLKVRSTEPVTPRQVRLVQDFINQKMRQNFTLVFLVEDVEQVEAEK